tataCGTCTCGTTGTATCTCTGTTTGCGTCAATGCCAAATTACttcattttacaatacataaattcaatttatgtGATTGAACGATTTAATGATATGGTCACCTACAAAACTTAACTGGTGGGACACTCGAGTGTAATGTAATCAGTCCGTATATAAGCACAAGTCCGTCTCAGTCCAAATATCATTCGCTCATCAACAGCTTGAAAAGCAATATCGACTTCCTTCAACTCGTCAAACAACCAACCCAAACAAATACCAAAAATGAACGCCATCATGAAAATCgtaagtatacctacgtatttaacAGCTgcaattacttatttataatcctgacgttaaaatattaaaacaatatttatttgatgacCAAACTTGTTTTGcgaagtaattattttttaaaacatgtttgtGCGTGCgtgtatgaatttaattttaaatcaaaatatataggttgaTTAGATGACTTATTATACGTATCACACTTATTTTTACTAAGAAAGTAATACAAACTATTGTATAGGAAgcttattgatttatataattgattattgaattcaaatcacTTTTTATTATCgaagaaaaaaatgcatttacaaTGTGAGGTGTTTTTCAAACGCATTAATTTGTATCtaacaattaaataagtaatttatagaaACAATCGTTTTAATTTCACAAGAATTAAATTATgtcattcgataaaaaaaacgcTTGTCGGGATCAGCATGACCATAACGTaaactttcttgatttttaatttttggaaaatgaataactttattattatttataacaatatgattaAACCAAATTGTACTTTTTGCTTTAGCCAATGtttgtaattgaaaattatttaaatcgaaaagcatttttttttcaagcatactaaatagtaaatgctAGTACTTTTTTATACGTTAGTTTCAAGAAATAAATGTACTATTCTAATAGAACTCACCTGGTACTTTTAGTcctcttaacatttttaattaaactctggtacttagtaaaaaaatttaaatttactatcaTTTGAAAGTGTCATGTATTTGTGTGGCCGATCTGTTGCTCCTTGTGTGACAAACtcgagtataaataattttttgaattttattcattaCAAAATCGTAACGATCAACTCGATCATCATCTGATATTATGTAGGACTCTACAACCACACACGTCACACACAGATGGTATTTTAACGACGAAAGTTACTGACTACTGTCTActgtcttaataatattattgtactacgaTTTCAGAGTTTTTCTCATATTATGATCCGCATAAAAATTGCCTATACCGAACTCCTTAAACAAATCTCGGTGAATcggacgatataataataatattattgaattttccaacagcattattatacttacacgaTCTCTTATAACGCGAACAAAACTGAAAAACACTtacgatttttgaattttgtgttTTGTGCAGACATTAGCCGCCGTTGCAATGTTCGCGTCCACCATGATGACCGCTTCTGCCAAACCATCTGGACTCGTGCCCGCCGCCGCAATCGCTCCCGTGGCCGTGGCCGCGCCCTACGCTAGCTCGTTCACGTCACACAGCGTAGCCCACAGCGTGGCTACTCCGGTCTTGCCGGCCGCTCCGTACGTGGCCGCCGCTCCATACGCCGCGGCACCCTACGTCGCCGCACCTTACGCGGCTGCCCCTTACGTCGCCGCGGCACCTTTCGCAGCCACCCCGTACGCAGCAGCACCATACGCAGCTTCCGCTTACGGTTACTACCCGTACGCCGCTCCGGCTTACCTGTAAAGGCCGCTCTGAGCGACGACAACGACCGCAAATCAGTTGACACGCGATAACGGACGAGAGGCGACCGCAACGACAAGATCCCCAACTGCATTCGCCACTCATTCTTttcattcttataatatttagaccGCATTACTTACAACAAgtcataacaatattgtaatagataCACGgtcgatatataatattatataatttattaagcaCATAAGAAACGCAAATGTCACCGCGGTACAACCATAATGTGTATCGCACGTgtacacacaaaatataataaactatataatgtatattaaaatattatacttacgccACACTTGTAGCGTAAACCGTTTTTAtaccacaaaatataatatattattataaaaaataaaatgtacagtatATCGTTATGATAATAAACGTTCacgagaaaatattattaaaaaaatgttgtttttgttttcggGCCGCTCATCGGTCGACCACCTGATAGTTGTAGTACGGCGACGCGTAGTCGGCCTGCACCACCACGGCCGGCCCTGCGGCGGCGTACGTCAAGCGGTGGTCTGCATGGTGGTGCAGGATAGGCACATCCACGTACGTCTTCTGCACGGTCACCGACGGCTCGACAGCCGTCACCTTCGGCACTACTGTCTGCACCGGCCGGACGACCGGGTCGAACCGGCGCAGTTGTTCCACGAGCGGTGATGCGCCATAAGCGTACGCCGACAGGTCCGGCTTGTAGACGGCCGACGGCACGTAACCGACAACCGCCGGTGGTGCGTCTGCGTAGTACTGTTGCTGCTGGTGCTGTTGCTGGTACTGCTGGTGAAGGTGCACTGACTTGCCGACTGCGGCCGCGGATTGGACGGCCACTGGCACCTGGACGCCACCGTAACCGTAACCGGCCGCGTATCCGGCCCTGGCTTCCGGTCCGAACTGAGCCGCCTGCACATGTTGCGACTGTAACAGTTGCGGCGCCGCGGCCGCTTCAGCTTCCGCTCTCGCGATTTCGGCTATGACGATGATGGCGGCCAACATCACCGTAACTACTGTTGTACCGGTCATCTGTAATTATAGGTAAAGGAATGGTTCAACGAACAATCAAAATTTGAAGTAATACGACAgtgtgataatatttattaactgatACGATTGTTTGAATGTTgagcttatattttatacttataccaGTTATACCTATTAGAGCAGATGTACgacttaaaatcaaatttatagaCAACAGTAATATAAACTGTGTGACAAAGACAACACACGACGGTACGATGTCTTCTTAACTTTATTAGAAAACCCTTACGAAAAACCTAATCTATActgcttattataatacatatcacACCTATTCGGAACACCAGTACACAATTTTTGGTTTGCAGAAAACTTTGGTTTATTATTCACAtacttgaattatttattaactttattatttaaactttatgtgttccgatattatattaagctcTATAAATACAAAGGATGTACCAGTAGGCAGTAATATTATTtccgtttgtatatttttttatatttaataaattaagtttaatactgttataagttataacctatagCAGTTGTTGTAGGATTAAttgtttatcgtttttaattatCCTTCCATCGGTTTTCAGAAAGTTTAAAGTTACCGTTCCCGTATTTACGAACGTAAAATATCATTgatcttaaaaataatcaaatataaaaaaaaatgtaatttatcattaaacatCGACAACactttttacttaataattagtGGAGTTGAATGTAAGTTTCAAATAAACTACCAATAAAGTAATGCCTGCAGTATGTTAATTGTTAAGGAAAACACCTGTactgttgtacataatataatatatattaaaatgttatataatctatggatattacatacatatcattaaaataaaaatttgaaatattataaccaacaaatactgataaataaaattactaaatgaatgaacaaactatacattttaactataggttaataAACCAAAGGGGGTAACTACGCACATTTAATATCTCCTTAAAggtgttcaaaatgttcaaattattaactattcagTGAAccgaaaaaaacatacattatgtgaatttgaaacattacttacatttaaataaacaatactcAATTGAAATGAGTAATTggataaaaagaaattttacgaatacaaaacaatttttatttacataatatgctgtataatacatttttattttaaaaactaataaacaagCCGACGGCGGTAAATCAAGtctatatgtaatttattgtaatcaatAAAGATTGTATAAAATCAACTTATGATGCTACACGTTGTGAATTTGTGatgaatagtatttatataataaaaatgataaatataatatacatttcaaatttcaaatttcccattttgttatttattcattattatattttgatcatctgaatataatcaaattaatttaagtttatgaaATCAGATGTATTcagcaaaatgtttaaaataaaattataaaattattattaaactcggTAATTTtacaagaaattaataaattgtacgtGAAACAATGTATTACTCTTATAAGATACGTATTTGGCGTAAACGTACAGTTAAATAACAAGTGTAAATTGTGAGATGAATACACGCAGTACGCGGCTGTACCTTTAGGAGTAGAACAATTTGAGTGACAAATTTTTGAGTAGGACTTTAAAACTTCACCATAAACTGGGTTTTgggtttaatattatgaatcttatttttattcaattgaattgcatttaaaatttaaatacggtTGTGGTACTTACGTAgtagattttcaatttaaatattatgtcgcATTGCAAATACGAGTACCTATAGATACCaacgaattaaatattttatcaatatgcGATTACAAGAGAAATGTAGGTACGTCGAGAAAGATTTCTCCAGTCGTGGGTGTAATTTTGCGAaggtgtaatttattataaatataggtatatataatagtaacaacgacaacaacaacCGGTAACCGGTTACACTTCGGTGATTGTCCAAAGAATTTGTTTTGCAACACTGATTATTCCTAACTTTTGGTAATATCGCTAaatatctaaacattaattaataattattaattacatggACTACCCACAGTACAAACAACACCGAGTATGTTACCTTAACAGCCTAATCGATTGATCGTTTATTACctaagataggtaggtacactattataaacatctaataataacatattatgtacaaataattttgattttcttttCCACGAGCGATGCAAGTACGATGATAATATCAGGTAAAAACGAATGATCGATATTATTGTGTTAGTTATTAAAATCTGTTGTACTTACGTTTGGATGCATTGATGAATGTATAGAAGTTTGTATGAATTACGCAACACAGCTATAGTCGTGCTTGCAGGAAGAACTCTTCTGAGTGTAGTGTTGTGGCCGATTTTCACAATGCCCAATTTATACTGAAAATATTCACAAAGAGTGGGGTAGCGGAAAAATATCGGCGTATATTTATACGTGATATTGAGCATCCAATGATCTTCCAGCAGTTTCTCTGATTCGAGCGCCGGTAATTACCTCagaagaaaataaattgttgttgcGCGTATACCTCACAAAATCGTAAAATCCCATAGCTTTTATTCTGTTTACAGAATAAGGCGTAAACAaaatggttaaaataaatatacccaataaattattagttttgacttttccgggaaaatgattaaaattcaagttttataaaaacgtCGAGCGCTGCAATTAATCAACCATAGGTACATCTTCCTTATTTTAattgtgaataattttttaataatccggttgtgatattataatatctaacttCAATAATTGTGTACTTGAGTAGTATTATCTTTAGTAGTATCGCACTGCATCGTACTGACTAATAATGTCCAGCACGCACCTATGTCGGATGTCCACCTATACTTCAGTAGGTACtctaagtaggtacataataattcatataatcgGTAAAAAGACGTATCCTCGGTACTGACAGTACCTGCCTATAAGTTTACATATTACCATTTTTGAAAcgacatatataaatattatatttaaaatagttaagcaACTTAAACATTAAAGTAAgacatattgaataattatcttatttatataatataatgtaacaattGCATTTATGGTTATAGGTGCGTTATTATATcagatcaaaataatattatttacagttttgTACTTACTGTAATCATTGgttttataacatattgtaaaataaatgttgtggGTATAACTTGATTCACTGTTCGAGAACCAAACCTTCCCTTCGAGCATGTACATCACGAGTCCCAATCATGCGTgttacgtgtataatatgtttaaaaaaatgacaaagtatacaatataattatggttTTAAACTGTTATAACACGTTTTGTGTTGTATCAACTGTACCTATCGAGTaacatacaataacaatataaatatataaatatataaatatatagttacctaatacctatatagcgtTAAACGATACGATAATCATTCTCACATAAGTTTACATGAATGCAATTTGACAACTTacattagtaatataatatatttacttattattaaatccaGTTGgcgaagaaaaataatattatcacttttttcattttttcatttttaaacgcATTTGTATCACGTTTACTGTTACATGCACGTGTTGTAACAAAAGTAGACACTTCGCCCTGTAAAGCCCCGCAGCAGACGTATTGTTCACGAAAATTCTAGAAGTTCTAGAATTCTAGAACCTGATACAATGGTTtacgtttttgattttaagtcaATTATTATTCGTAAGACCTcgacataacaatatatcaatagCGCGCAGTAGGTTTTATATAGTTGTAAACAAACCGCATACAACAGAGGATAGTGCATAAACCTGATGATgatgagattattattattattctattattccGATATTCTATTTGTATCAagggaataatattaattaattagttgtaataatgtaatattatagttatatatattcaatattgtaatgttatcgAGAATGTTATCgaagttttttttgtatatacgaTAGCCGACGGTACAATCGCGGTGCTCCATGGACTCCATGAAGATTATTTGGGGCTCatagattagaaaataaattacaaaatacaggatattgtatataaaataataatcgataatCAGTCCTTACTCcctatgctataatatataatatgtttttccgGGGTGGCAATGGAAGAGAGAGGGCGTGACATTTTGAGTTTTGTGTTTAACATACGAGATACGTAGACTaccctacctatattaataattaatataataactataatggtAAGTACGGAAGTGGACCCGAGGCGACGTCTGACTTCCTATAAGTGCGCTATATTTAAACTTCGGTGGTCTGCAATCAAAATGAATTGTAATGTAGGTATGCATGATACATCGTTGTAACGAGGATAATTTCAAACACACGTTTGCAGAAACTTTTTGACGAACTTTCACAAAAGTCAAAAGTGCAATACTTTCTgagaatga
This portion of the Acyrthosiphon pisum isolate AL4f chromosome A1, pea_aphid_22Mar2018_4r6ur, whole genome shotgun sequence genome encodes:
- the LOC100166768 gene encoding uncharacterized protein LOC100166768 precursor yields the protein MNAIMKITLAAVAMFASTMMTASAKPSGLVPAAAIAPVAVAAPYASSFTSHSVAHSVATPVLPAAPYVAAAPYAAAPYVAAPYAAAPYVAAAPFAATPYAAAPYAASAYGYYPYAAPAYL
- the LOC100168836 gene encoding uncharacterized protein LOC100168836 — translated: MHPNMTGTTVVTVMLAAIIVIAEIARAEAEAAAAPQLLQSQHVQAAQFGPEARAGYAAGYGYGGVQVPVAVQSAAAVGKSVHLHQQYQQQHQQQQYYADAPPAVVGYVPSAVYKPDLSAYAYGASPLVEQLRRFDPVVRPVQTVVPKVTAVEPSVTVQKTYVDVPILHHHADHRLTYAAAGPAVVVQADYASPYYNYQVVDR